CGCGAAATTGGGCCTTAAGAAATTCGAGATGAACTTCCAGGTCTGCTCGTTTATGAACACGAGATTCACGAGATGCGGTAAATGAACGAAGAACTGGAGAACAACGCAAAGCGTCATCTTGACAGTCCTCTTTACTAAGCTGGCTCCCACATGGTGGTAGAGCCCAATGCAGACGACGCTGCTCCATACGAACCTCCGACAAGTCGCAGACATTCCTCCCCCAAGAGGCGAGAATTGCAAAGCAATCTCAGGTCTTAACACTGCGGAGTGAGTTTGGTCACTTATGTAGAATATGATGGCACCCGCGCATACACCTTGCAACATTAATCCACTGCGGGTTCAAAAAAAGTTCCTATTATCGGACACATACACCCACATGTGGGACAAAAGAGCACAGGCCTAAAGGACAGGCTTAGCTGACTCCCCTATCGGGAATCTCAAAAAGCGAATCTTCAAAAGCGCAGGGACGAGTAACAAATCAGCCACCAAAGCGACAACCAATGTCATCGGCAAAAGCGTCCCCATCATCCGCGTGGTTAAGTAGTCGCTTAGATTAAAGGGCATTAAACCCAAGCACAAAATCAAGGTGGTTTTTACAATACCCCGACCCGTGTACTCGAAGGTTCTTGTAATCGCTTCATCTAAGGTTGAGCTCCGCGCGGCTTCCATCCGAAAACGCGTCAGAAAATGAATGGTATCATCGACTGCGATTCCAATGGCAATCATGGCAACCACCATTGTATCAGAATCGACAAATTTCTCAGTCAGGCCTAGAAAGCCCCCCATCACAATGATGGGTAACAAATTAGGAATCATCGAAATCAGCGCCGCCGCAGGTAACCTCAAACAGACCCACATCATCAAGGTCGTGACGATGACTGCAAACAAAAAACCGTTTTTCTGACCATCAACAATGTACTCAATCCATTGGCCCATGAGGTAGCTCATGCCCGTTACTTCCACTTGCGCTTTATCGCCTAGATACTCTTCGAACACCGCGGCCATATCATCTCCGACAGAGCCTGATTGAACGAGGTTCGCACTCGAAAGCCTTGCACTCACACGAATCTGCTCACGGTCATCACTGATGACCGTTTCCAAACCTTCCCCACCCGACATCTCGAAAAGCATCAAGTACTGAGAAACCAGTTCCTGTGTCTGCGGGAGTGACGCGTTTGGTTG
The nucleotide sequence above comes from Deltaproteobacteria bacterium. Encoded proteins:
- a CDS encoding MMPL family transporter, with amino-acid sequence FVPRPVFRILGVILGLGVAIALVLAITLVPIFFSLMATPKVSHDSHLKWGGKTVRNLTDACAMIGTRWPWMTAFSFALIIGVCFYGISKIQIETNLQERLSEDNHIRVAQRFIQDNFSGTNIVDVYLTQKKGDGSTLLTPELLQKLEEAARVLEERAEIDAVYSIADLLKTLHREMLAQPNASLPQTQELVSQYLMLFEMSGGEGLETVISDDREQIRVSARLSSANLVQSGSVGDDMAAVFEEYLGDKAQVEVTGMSYLMGQWIEYIVDGQKNGFLFAVIVTTLMMWVCLRLPAAALISMIPNLLPIIVMGGFLGLTEKFVDSDTMVVAMIAIGIAVDDTIHFLTRFRMEAARSSTLDEAITRTFEYTGRGIVKTTLILCLGLMPFNLSDYLTTRMMGTLLPMTLVVALVADLLLVPALLKIRFLRFPIGESAKPVL